CGTGAGATGGACTTTTGTCCTGTGGTGCCCATGGCACACTGTGTAgagacaaaacaggaaaaacaaaaccgAGTGAGGCACTGCACTACTGTACTTGTGAGGTCTTGAGGCGCAGACAGTGGGGTTGTTTGAGCTTCTGTTGCACGGAGATATTTATAAAACAGATGGTTGCCTTCCTCAGATCTGATGGGATGACTCACATATAAAGCTACTGCAAAATGCGCATCTGTGACCGAGTAACTGCTTGGCTTGTATTAATCTTTGAATCATTTCAGTCATGTCACTACTTCAATTATGCCTCTTGGACACACAAGAATTATATTTAATTGATAAAAATTTAGTGATCACATTTTCCATTATGATGGCACTGTATTTCATAAAAGCTAAGTGCCATTAGGAGCTGTGGAAGTGATTTTAAAGCAGCTAAAAAGTTTCTATGAGCCATTTAAGATGAGCAACCATCACAGAGCctttcatacatacatacatctatgCAGCTCCATCAGTGACATCAACTTAGAAATAGGCTTTCCTTTTTATCTACCATCTAATGTTTCCTCAAAGattcatataaaatataattgAAGCTAGAGGAATAAGGGGCTGCCGCACAGAATCACTGGCTCTCAACTGCAGACGTTTCTTTCTTCGGTGGTTGCAAATTAAATGTCACTGTGTTCAATATCCCTGAAGCTGAACACTGCACCAAAGCTTGGAAGCATTTACAAAAATACCTTTGtttgacagactgacagatttTGACATTATCTTTTACAGAAGACAATCAATTTGTTGCCGTTTATGATTACTCACAGTGAGGTTCATGAAACTCAAGAACTTCTTCAGCATTTCTGTCATGATAGAGAAATCCCCTTTCGGTAGATGCTCTCTCACAGTAGTCACATTTATCTGAGGATGGCAGAGAAGTGGGTCATCAACAACATGAACGTTTCTGGGTTTAAATGATTTTTCAATAATTCTGTGGTTGCTTGTAGCTGTGGTATTCTCACCTGGCTGCCCTGGCAGAGGCAGcccagcagcagagctgtgtAGGAGGCAACGATGCTGTCTTCCATATGCTTGCCTGCATGCTGCAGAGCTACAGCAAacacaagagaaagaaaagtttACGCACTACTGCAAGAAACTGGATTTTCAGCTTACAATGGTACCATCTTATCAACATGGTGCAATGCAATGCAGCACATAAACTGCCAAACTGAATTCATTACTATGGTACTTGACACGGCAAAGAGTAGAGCAGTTGGGCAtcaggacaaacacacaagctgtCGACATCTTGCCGAATTTATGGCCAATTGACTTTTTCCAGGCGATTTTATGTTGTACTTATGCCTCATGAGCATTCAAGGAGTTAAATGTGAAACAAGTAATTATCCTCATAAAGTGCACCTTTTACGTCATGTGTGGTTGCAACAGGATGGTCTTCCTGTGCCAGCCCAATTTCCTACACAATATATAAATGCAAGACTATGGGAAATTCTGAACATTCAAGCTGCAGCTTATAACTACTTTATTGATTAACTGTTTGGTCTGAATAGTCAGAAATATTAAAAACCTGGGAAAtttcaaattatattttttttaataattgtttttatttatatttatttttgggtTCATCACAAATTGATTTTATTTAACTACATTTCTACTGCAGTTCTGCACAACAGTCTTTTCTCTCCCTAACTCTATAATTAGTTGAGAAGCAAAAAGTAATTATCCTGGGTTCATGCAGTAATCATTCAAACATTATTAGACCCATTTATCTACATAATGCTTTTAACTAAAAGCTAAAAGCAGCTTCTCTTACATGTACACAAACCCAAGTGCAAATACACTCAACCGTCTACCTTTATTAAGGTCcaactcttcatcctcctcttctttctctttctctttattctcTTCTTGGCTTTCGGTGGTTTCAGCTGCCACCCACTGGATCTCTCCAGATGTCTCCTTCCACTCTCCGCTTTGGTCCAGCGCCGGCTTAGGGGCCTCACTGATGAGGTCATCAGTCTTCGCCTCAGCCAGGATGGCAGCACGTTCCCGCTCAAGGAAGAGCTTTAGGATTTAGAGAGAGAAATTAACAGAGGTCACCTCCAACACTGAGGCCATATCAGATTACTAATAATTGAGAAAATGAGAGAACTGCCAATAGACAGCAACTTGGTATGTAAAGTACTGTGAGCCTGTACTAAAACTAAAATCGACAAGGACATTGGCTGAagttaaatcaataaaaaatgaCATCTAATCCACAAACGAGCATTGATGACTGGTTACACATGGTTATTACTTTGCAGGTTTTAACTCCAAGAAGTAGGCAACAGACTTCCTAATTGGCTGTGTGCATTGTGGGGAAGTCTGAAATGTGTAACCATCCCCTTGAAAAAACAAGTCAACAGATGAACCTGTGCTTCTGTTAATTATGCTATTAATTGGAACAGGAAAAACTCATTTTTCCACTGTTCACTACTTTCTCTTCCTATACAAATGAAATACAtgggagaaaaaacaaaagaaccaCATAAAATGActgataaaatatgtaacagTGAGTTTATTCCTACCTTCACTAGGGCAGCCAAAGCACCGGAGACCTTAGGCTTGTCAGCACCTCCCTGAGTCTCAGCTGACTGTGCCACTGTGTCAGACTGTGTTGGGTCAGCAGGCTGCATCAGGCTGTCTTCCAGACAGGTGTCGTCGACTTTGTATTCCATGTCCACCAGACAGTGGCGGTTTCTGGAGCTGTACTCCACAAGGTTAATTAGTAGACCCAGACCCTGAAATTGACAACAGAACACAAAtgaaatatacacatacacagagaataTAGCTAGCATCACTGCATCAACTGTTTCTTTTTGAAGAAAAGCTTACCAGGACTCGCACATCAAATCGCTGCTCCTGAGGGATGTACCGCGGGACTCGAAGGACACAATTGAGCGCAGTCACTATTAGCTGTTCCTGCTCACCAGTCTTAGTGCTTCCCCactctgcagacagaaacatcaTTATTAACATCTGATGATAATGAATGAACGTGGCTGATGGACTGCAGGCCAAAATATGACTATATTGATTTTGGGTATAACTGTTCTTTTAAGACAAATTGGCTGCTATAATGCTGACCTTTTCCTTATTCTAATACCAAGCCAAAGTAAACCTGAAGAAAaagcaaaagtaaaaaaaaaattacaaagaTTTTATACCATTATCGTGGGTAAGGTTGAGCAGCACTCCTATGACAGCCCTCATACAATCCTCCACAGCTTTGCCAATATTACTGAAGCTGCAGTGGGGCAACGCTGCACCAGATGATGATAGAGAACTGTTGTTCAAGGCTCTGCTGTACCGCTGGATCATTTCCTCGCAGTATCGCAAAGCTCTGTTGAAAGTAACAGATGTATTATTGACAGAAgctaaaaagtaaataaaatggCAATAATGCAAAGCAAGGTGACTGTAATGGTACACACAAAGATATATTTCAAAGCATTAAACCCAATAGTCATCCCTAGCTACAAATGAGTACCAACCTTTTCTATAGGCTTGATGGATATCTTTACAGTCTTCTAAGCCAACAAATGTAAGACAAAGGCAATCTTTGTATCCGTGTTATATGGCAGGCACAATAATTTTGCTATACTCGTAACCTGACTGAACTGCTGTCAGAATAGCCAATGCCTCGGTATGTGTCCAAGCCTAGTCAATACATCGAGCAGTAGCTGGTGCTCACCTGGCAGAGGAGACAATCAGTTGGGAGTCTTTGTAGGCAATTAAGTAACCCTGGTTTTCTGGGTTCTGCACTGTCACCTGTTAGCAGAAGATAAAAGAGAAATGGAATCAatagaggggaaagtacactgTAATACTTGAATTGAAGTCAAGAAACAGAAAATGAGGGGAGACTTTTGTTTGGCTCAGCTGTTTGATCAGTGACACTTTAAGAGAGATAGCTGAGAAGAGACATGGGGTGTTTTAAACAAAGCCTTTCATCAGGGAACAATAAAAGTTAACAGGCAACCCACACCCATAAAGGTCTAGATCCTCGAGTCTCTCTCTTATATGACTTTGGTGAAAAAGAACCCAACTTGATGCAACTGTACTTACACTTTCAAGCACTCTCAGACACCTCTCAGCGCCCCATAAAGATGCGACAAGACTGTCCTTGTCATCCTCTTGGCTCAGGTTCTGCACGCACTCTTTCACTGTGGTAACACAATGCACATAATCATTATGCATCTTTACTGCCAAATGCACATACAAGTGGTATGCAAACTAGCCATCAATGCATCTTAAGGTAAGCATAGTAACACTGAACACTTACCTTTGTCTACAATATGATCCAAGCCACCCAGTAGCCGCAGTTCTTCTTTAAACCAATCCCCAGCTCTCTTGGAAGTCAAAGAGAGCAAAGTCTCCATGGCAAGGTGACCCGTCTACAGATAAATCAATTCCAACTTTTAATTCagttaacaaaataaatacatgaacagtgtgcttttattattttcttggagcaaaagaaagaaaacagctttTCCTTTTCTTGTCATGAGTGTTAGAGGCCTTATGGTATATTATAATACTGGAAGACATGCAACTCTGTAACTGAACTCTTTTATTTATGTCGTATTGCTTTCCTCAGCCAGAATTTACAGATGTGTTAGAACCAAGGCACATACGGACATGAGCTTGATTTGTTACAATCCATTCATTATTCATGGGCAACCTACCGTGATGTTTTCCAAGTCTAGGTGCTTGTTGTGCACCGTCTCACACAGCTTTCTAATCTTTTCCTTGACCTTTTCCACTTCCTTTGCCGTAAGCTGATCCTGATGGCCTGAGTAGTCTTGGTCCATCTCCAACAGCTTGATCATTAGTTCCAGGCAGGCCCTGTCCAGATCCATGTTAAGACGATCCCGACTGAGAATGTACATCAGGGCAGCTGTGCACAGAGCTAGATTCTGAAAGAACATTAACAGAGTGACTTTAATATTAAGTGTGATTAAGAGTGGGAGGAGGTGACATAAGTTGGTGAATGCTTTGAggaacctgaaaaaaaaataaaaaaatcctaGAGCAGCACTCAGTAATGTATTCACTAAAAATTAATTTACCAAATAAAAGGTTACATTTTATGATGACAAATGATGTTTTACTTtaacataataaaataacattacatTTCAACTGCAGGCTTGTGAAAGTGAAACTCTTCTGCTGGAGAAGTGTAAATTAAACAAACATCACCTCCTTCAGAGCAAATCTCACATTCCAGTTGCTAGCAGACTGTACTGTGGCATGCAGGTCACACAGCCACAATTAAAGTGAGATAAAAATACACATCCTGACTCAGTAGATCAGGGTAGCAGCCAGGTTTGCGATTCAAGACTTCATCTTAGATAAAAATGTAAAGGATCacttacaaaataaacaatgaaaGCAGTAATTATTCAAAAGTGGCAAACATTACCATCTGCCACATCTTTCTACCATCTGTCACAGCTTATGTAAGTTTGAGGGGGATGAAAGCAAGAGATTAGagaagcaggtgacaaaaaaaaatgttttttttaaaaaaaaaaaaaaagttgtacaGACCGGGTGTTGTGGAGCATCACTGAGGATTTTGAAGACTTGCGCCACTTTCCCTCTGGCTCGTAGGTGCATCCTGAAACTGGGCATGGCACACCGGGTGGCCAGGCTTATTATACTGgagaagacagaggggaagaggatgaggatACTATAGAAATATTTATCTCTCCGAAAGAAATAACTCCTTTTTCTATCACTTTATGTTACAGTAGAAACAAATCTATGTCAaacctgcactgtgtgtgccTCTGCAGAAAAGTCTAAAACTCCACAAAGTGCAAAGTGGAAGTGTTTCACACTCACCTAAGGCATCTTGTGTTGAGTGGCTGGCTGCTTTTCAGCCCCGTCTCTAGGTACTCAAAGTCATCAGTGAACTCTTGATTCTCTCCAAACTCCACCACGTCATTGAAGTGTTTCACATGCTGCACCACTGTGTACAGCTAGTGAAGGGGGAATGGGGTTAATTACAGCTAATAGGAAATCAGTGCATCTGTCCAGAGACACATGAGCTtatgcaaacacatacacagcaacAGATTTGCTCCCATTGGTAAATTACTATTTTACTAAATATCACCAGTTCATTACCAGCAACAGCTGACTGTGCTAATGGCAGGTATCGTTATTGATAGGATCATATTTATACGAATGCCATCATCAACACTGCTCAGTCTGATTCCTTATTAATTCCCTAATGGAATTCCAATCAGTGctttgtataaaaaaatacaaataatgtcTATTCTGTTCTACTGTTGGAGGTTAGGATGGATGCAAAAGTAAGGAAAGTGACaattctaaaaaaacaaaacatttgaagCATGGACGTTGGATCACTCTTTCTTCATCATTCAATTCAACCATCATTCTTCATTTTTGTCCAGCAACCTTTAAATAGAAGAGGgatttttttctgaaataaaataaaatcatcaaTCTGCTAATCCTGCCCGTGTGAAGCTACTGTTATtaaaacacagattttttttttttaacctttggGTGAATATTTTTATGGATACTGCTGTTTCCACTCTTacttgaaaatgtaattttacacACAAGTAGCACTTCTTTTTACACAAAATGGAACACTAGTGAACATTTGTTTCTGACCCTGTCATAATATATTAAGGTTTCCAAAAGCAACACCATTCTAACATCAACAAAAGGAACTAAAGAATTCAGAGGAATGATTAGGATTGATTGGACATTACATAGGAGGTTCTCAACTGAAACAGGTTCTTGATCCCCATCTCTTCCCAAacccatcatcaacagcagcacagcatgaGCAATTAGGGGCTGATCAGCAGTTGACTGTATGTTTACCAGTGTCAACAGTCATGCTGTGAGTGCACAATGCAGGAAGGACCTGGGTTTaaacagcatcagtgtgtgcagGCAGCTTACAGAGGCTCCAGCCACTTTACCTCAGGGGATCTGTGGCTAACAGCCTGATCTGGGGCTACAAGGCCCATCTATTAATGACACAAAATGTAGGAGAGTTTAAACTAACGGCAGCAGCCCTCATTGCTACTCCCAACCCACAACAGGGTTCATATAAACAACAGTGAGTTTGACATGCATCAGAAGAATGTTATCCCTTTGCTACCTCAATTGGGTAAAATGACAATCATTTTTAACAGCAAGCAAATAAAATTAGATGGTGGATGAAGCAGCTGCAAAAGAGAGttcttctccagctcctgttGATCAgtagaaaaaaatatatctgtATTGTGGACTCACCTCTTTGTGCTCCTTTCTGCATTTGAGGGCTGTGACAATATCCTGGTTGAGCCGCGTAGGAAGAGTCTCTGACTTAATAACtttgggtggtggtggaggggctTTGAACAAGCCGTCATCTTTATGGGAGTTGTTGTCTTTGCTGCTGCTTGATAAAACGGCCttaggaagaaagaaaaaaggcagagaagctgGGTTCATACTAAAGCAACAAAATCTGTTTAATGACATGTCTACAAGATttagcacagctgaacagtCTGTTAAGCACACAAGTCTTTAATAAGTGCTGTTAACAGATGTCACATGAAGTAGTGCTAAGTTAAACACAACTTTTAAATCACAGTTGCCAGACACTGATTAACTTGTCTCTGAGAAAACATTATTTCTAAATGGGGAATTAAACAGAATTTACATGTAAATCCAGGTTCACTGGACGGCAAGAGCCAAATTAGAGCAATTAATACAGACCTGACTAGTACACGACCAGTAAACAATAATGTGAATTCTAAATTAAAACCTGGAAGTCACAAATTTCTTACACTGACAGACAACTATTTTGCTGCAGTGGGATGGCAGTGACAATTAGTGCAGAACAAACTCAAATACAATATCTTACCGGAGCTGTCTGAGATCGAGGAAGTGGGGGCACTGGTATCTCTTCAGGTTCAGGTTGATTCCAGTGACGAGCGTTGTACACAGCTTTAGCAGGGGACTGAaacatggttaaaaaaacagttaCCGTAAATGACCAGACATATCATCTGAAGTACAAAATCCAAATGAGGCCATAATGAAAAAAATACCATGATAAGTTCAATTACACACTCTAGCACAGCACACAAGTTACTGTGTTATTGCTGTGAATTTGTGTAACTCAACTCATAAATATTGCACACTGTAATAATGTCGATGGCCTAAGACAACAGCAACCCCAGTGTGGAGCACAAGAGTCCCCAAGCAGTACTAAACATTTCTGGGAATGACACATTGTGTGACTCAATTATACATTACAAAGACAACATACAGAGTTTTGAAATAAGTAAATACACAGAATTAGGAAGACAGATCACAAATAACCCAGAGCCACTACTAAACATGATCCAAATAAGCAGAGCAGATGTGGGTATTACACAAAACAGCACAACTCACAGCGgagttattaaataaatataggTCTGTCCAAGTGGTAATATTCAAATCCCCTTCACAATGGAACATACTTTGCATGTGAGCTACTGAACACACATTTCAAAGATTCAAGTCAGATTTCACAACATAATCCCTATTGTTCAAGGACTCAAGTTTCCAACTGTAGTTCTAACCTACATACTGCTGAGTTACGTTACATGAAATGGCAAAATTTATTTAGGTTTCAGCTTCTTTCCTGCCCACTTGCTCCATTTTGCTCTAATGCTCTTCTCTCTCACATTATCTCAGTCTATTTTTAGACAAGCTGGGTATTCTGTTATGGAAATGTCATTTAAACATCAATAAGCCAAGCAGTGTCAGACCTGGGTTAAACTTTGATCTAGAGGAAGGTTAGATGAACCATGGTGGCCCACTCACGCAAACCTGAATAGATCTGAAAGGGTCAATGTGCAGTTGCATAGTTTAGGAAACTGAAAAACTTAATGGGCACCTACTCTTGAAAAATGCATAATGAAGATAAAAGTTATGGGAGAAAGCAAGAAAGAAAGAGCACATAATTTCTAATACATTCAAATACCTTTTTGGGTCCACTAAATATCTTTTTGAATCCACTTCCAGTGTCCTTGGATTTGTCACTTGTCTTCCCAGTGCGTCCTTTCTGCCCATCTGAGCCTCCGGGACTGgagtcatcagagaagtcaAAAGCATCTGTTGGGGACACCAAATATGAGCATAAATATTAACCAGTGTGTCCCTGAAGAGCTACACAGTTAAAGATGTTTTAGAAGCTTATAGGCCATGTAACAAATAGCCAACCCTTACCTGTGTTGCTGCTAGCCTGGCTGTCCTGGGAGTCACTGGTATGTGGGCTGTCCACACTGGAGCTCAGGGCAGCCAAGGCAGCGGCCGCCTTCTTGACCTTCTTCTCTTTAGTCTGACAGTTCTCGTCATCGCTGTCACTCTCACTCAGGTCATCAAAGCCAAAGTACTTGATCTTGTAGTTACTCTTGCCTGCCATCGCACCTTCTGAACCCTCTtcactctcctgctcctctttgtcctcAAAGCCAAAGAACTCTAATTTGGTCTCAGTCTTGGTCTTCTTGGTCTTTGTAGTCTTTGTCTGGGTGGGCCTgaaccttttttaaaaaaaaagggggggggtactgtttATTAGCgttttttgttgttaattaGGTTATGCAAGACAAACTGAACTAGGGAAATGAAAAACTACACATAACATTTTTTTGGctcaaacaaaaaataaacattaccTTGTCAAATTTAACTACTACAACACTGGACAACTCAGAACTATTACACTGTCTTCAAACAGTAAACTAGTCAGTTTTATTTCAATTAAATTCTCCTATTCTTAACATTCATCTGTAATAGCAGTGACatcacatgcacatacatacatacatatacatgtgtgcttgctTCTGCCATCCTGACTTCTTCAGACCATGTAATCATGGCCTAGGATTACCTATCATCTAACAAATCCCAGTCTCCACTGATGCTCTTGCACCAAATACTAATTCTAAACTCCCTTTCTGACAAAAACTTAACTAAATTAAACAACCACAATGCTGTGTAAGCATTTTGAACAATTACAAAAATCTATATAGATTCTGAAGCTGGCGATACCTCCAAGTAAAGCAATAGCCTACAGAATAAAAGTCTATATATGGCAATACATAAATGACAGTGAGGAGTATTAGACCTATACAAAACTTTTTACAGTCTGCTCCACAACATCTGGATTAAATAGTTGTATACAACGTTACAATGGCGAAGAGACAGTGCTAATTATCAAATGAATATCTAAATATCATTTATGACCCAATTTTAAAGAGAGCATGACAATCACcttttgattttaatttatttgagTAATATTTTTCAAAGATTAAGATGCATAGATGCATATAAACCTTACCTGGTATGTTTGGGTGGCAGTGCATCAGACTTTTTCTTCATCTGACCCGCCTCTCCAAGATCAGCAGGTGTCGCTGGAGTGACCAACTCATCGATGCTCCGCTCAATTGAGTCCTGGATGGTGACATTGCATACTGACAGACAGGAGGGGTGCAGGACCGTGTAGTCTCTTACCCTCCCACCACCCCTGCCTGCAGGCTTGGCTGCTGTTTTAGCATTGGCAACAGTACTACTTGCACTAGCAGAAAGGACACTGTTGGGTTTATCTTGGGCACTCGCTGTGTCAGTGGACTTGTTGCTGTCGTTTTCATCGGATCCAGGTGACATTGGGTTATGACGGCCGGGCCGCTGGTATTTCTTGCTGTTTGAAGCCCTTAGAGTAAAAGGGGATGGGGGAATGTTGTCCACTGGTTCTGGAGGAGGCTCTGAGAAAGGCTCAGCACTTGTCATCTCTTCTGACAGCTGTCCATCATAAGAGGAAATGGTTTGGAAGTCTCTGCTACCACTCGGTGCATCAGTGGGCAGGACAAGGGAGGAGTCCACATTAGCAGAGGAGAAGCTCTGATCATCAGAGGGGGCTATATTCAAGAAAGAGGTCACACAAGCAGGTTTTTGGTTGCTATCTGCACTTGCAGTTTTGTACCAGGGCTTGTTATTAACAGCCTTATCTTGTGATGTTTGCTTGCCTATGAATAGAGAAGGAAATGACATGTGGTTACATACAAAAACCAAGGTTGCAACTTTACATATAGAAGCACATAAAGAGAAGACACATAGGTTGCAATGATCACTTACTGGTAAAAATGCCAGTTGAACTTGCAGAGCTTCGTGCAGGAGTAACAACAGCGGTTGTCCCAGCACTTTGCACTGGAGCTGGCTTTGCCACATCCCTTTCATTGGTTTTGGTCTGGGTAAcactctgagaggttacagtctTGGactcatcatcactgtcaaatcCAAATGGGTCatcctcactgtcactgtcttCAAGCCTGGGTCTCTTAGGAACCTCAGAAACGTCATGTTTTAACAGAGGCCTTTTGGCACCAAGCTGAGCCTTGTAGGTGGTTTCTCCCCATTTGGTGGTCAGAGTGGGCTTTTTATTGGAGAAGACCTCTTCAAATTTTGAATTGGCCTCCCCTCCCTTGCGGTTGTACGTTTTACCAAATCTGGACGTCATGTCAGAATCCTTATGTTACATATTCTCTACAAAACAAAGGCAGAAATAACTGAACATACCACCCAAGAATCAAGAAAACTATATTATTAAAAAAGACAGCATAAAATATGTGTATAAGACAGTcaatttaaatataataatcgcaaaaaaacacattataaagACAAAAGACCGTATTCGTTAATATCCACATCAGCAAGGTTAGGTAAATTAATTTAACGAAGTTATGTATTACTGCTGGTTGATGGCACACGAACTTAGCATAGCTAGCACGCTAGTTTGAGCAGCTTAGCTTCCAAACGCAATATCAGTCGCATATGAGCAACACGATAAAGCTACATATATTaagtttaattttaataaaacttCAGGTTAATTACATTGCCTAAGATACAAAACTTACGAGACATGTAACTTAACAACGTCCGTTAACTCAAGCTTGGCCTGCTCCTACTTGTAAAGTTAACAACTATAAAGTTAGCATTTAGCCATTAGCTTCAACACTGCTAACCTGCTAAAGCAAGTGTCCTGTTTACATTTCTCAGCGGACTGCATCAAATGCAGGAAATCCTTTCTTTTACATATGATCGTATTATTTGACATTTACGGCTGAATGTAGATATCGGGATATAAAAATCGCCGTGAGTGTATAAAAGTAACAGTACATCATGTTACCTTTCAACTCCAGCAACTAGCTAACCGTCCGCTTGTTTGTTAGCCAGCCGGCTAGGCCTGATCTCCCACTCGCGCACAAATCAAAAGGGTAAAGTCCGTTCAACGCTGAAGAAACAACACTAGAAACACATCTCTAACCCAAATTTGTCCACAAAGCAGTGCTCGGTAGCAAAGAAATGCGTCCTAACTGTACTCTTAACAGTAACTGTCTAAATATTGCGGATAATCCGGACTTTTTGCATTTTGTAGTGCTACTGACGGCCATTAAAATATCCCCTCCCTCCTCGATGCTTGCTTGGCAAGACCCCCATGTAGTGCGCTGCTAAAACGAAAGTGACCAATCAGCCGCAGGGAGGATATCATGTGCTGTCAGCAAAACTAaatctgattggtttaaactgaAATCATAATAAACGAATAGGGGCGCTGGAGGATCACATCCGTTATAGTTAAAGACGTGCCAAAGAGAAACGGCGATGATGTCTTCTGCTTGCACCGTTTACCACACACTTTTATATTCAGGCAATTTAAACATCAGATTAACAAACCGAGTAGCATTATTACTGTTGTTACATATAACAATAGTAATGTTCTGGAATCTAGGAacgtatatactgtatataatcTCAATTTTACTACTATTATGAAATGTGTAGTCTATAGCTacacatctttaaaaaataGATATAACAATTTCTAGGAAATAGCCATGCTTCGTGTTTAAAGGGCCAGTTCACTAAATATTCACTGTCAACATTTTTCATACAAACAATTTGTTAGACAAAAAGTGATATAAAtgtttcaaatgtgtgtgtctaaacCGCCTCACTGTGAAGGGATGTCACTGTTTCTGTCCCAAAATCCCTATATAGACACTGTACAGTAAGCATATAGACACCACATAGATTAGCAGCTGTGGTACAGGGGACAGCAAACAGTCTGTGTCTGAAGGGGAAAGTGGTCCCAACAGTATCAACCCTGAAATGCCCATTATACAACCCAGATAGATATCGCAACCTTCAAAGCACGGAGGTCCTTTGAGGAAATGGCTGAGGGGTGTTAATTTCCCATGAGAACCAATTGAAAGTGATTTTATTCATGTTACAGCAGGCTGTATAGACGgggttaatttaaaaaaaattcacaacagaaaacaaaataaagccccttaaatgtattttgtaaCATATTCAATGAGATTCTTCAGACTGCATTCAGACTGAACCTATTGTTTGTATttaggcagagagagagagtctgtcaGTGCACACTGAGGCCCAGAGGTGATGAGGTAATACAGCCATGCCCTGTGTGACTGATGGCTTGAAGCTCAGATCTTGGCAGTTTGGCAGTCATGGCTTCATTAACAGGCGAGGTTTACAGTTGAG
This Parambassis ranga chromosome 15, fParRan2.1, whole genome shotgun sequence DNA region includes the following protein-coding sequences:
- the wapla gene encoding wings apart-like protein homolog yields the protein MTSRFGKTYNRKGGEANSKFEEVFSNKKPTLTTKWGETTYKAQLGAKRPLLKHDVSEVPKRPRLEDSDSEDDPFGFDSDDESKTVTSQSVTQTKTNERDVAKPAPVQSAGTTAVVTPARSSASSTGIFTSKQTSQDKAVNNKPWYKTASADSNQKPACVTSFLNIAPSDDQSFSSANVDSSLVLPTDAPSGSRDFQTISSYDGQLSEEMTSAEPFSEPPPEPVDNIPPSPFTLRASNSKKYQRPGRHNPMSPGSDENDSNKSTDTASAQDKPNSVLSASASSTVANAKTAAKPAGRGGGRVRDYTVLHPSCLSVCNVTIQDSIERSIDELVTPATPADLGEAGQMKKKSDALPPKHTRFRPTQTKTTKTKKTKTETKLEFFGFEDKEEQESEEGSEGAMAGKSNYKIKYFGFDDLSESDSDDENCQTKEKKVKKAAAALAALSSSVDSPHTSDSQDSQASSNTDAFDFSDDSSPGGSDGQKGRTGKTSDKSKDTGSGFKKIFSGPKKSPAKAVYNARHWNQPEPEEIPVPPLPRSQTAPAVLSSSSKDNNSHKDDGLFKAPPPPPKVIKSETLPTRLNQDIVTALKCRKEHKELYTVVQHVKHFNDVVEFGENQEFTDDFEYLETGLKSSQPLNTRCLSIISLATRCAMPSFRMHLRARGKVAQVFKILSDAPQHPNLALCTAALMYILSRDRLNMDLDRACLELMIKLLEMDQDYSGHQDQLTAKEVEKVKEKIRKLCETVHNKHLDLENITTGHLAMETLLSLTSKRAGDWFKEELRLLGGLDHIVDKVKECVQNLSQEDDKDSLVASLWGAERCLRVLESVTVQNPENQGYLIAYKDSQLIVSSARALRYCEEMIQRYSRALNNSSLSSSGAALPHCSFSNIGKAVEDCMRAVIGVLLNLTHDNEWGSTKTGEQEQLIVTALNCVLRVPRYIPQEQRFDVRVLGLGLLINLVEYSSRNRHCLVDMEYKVDDTCLEDSLMQPADPTQSDTVAQSAETQGGADKPKVSGALAALVKLFLERERAAILAEAKTDDLISEAPKPALDQSGEWKETSGEIQWVAAETTESQEENKEKEKEEEDEELDLNKALQHAGKHMEDSIVASYTALLLGCLCQGSQINVTTVREHLPKGDFSIMTEMLKKFLSFMNLTCAMGTTGQKSISRVIDYLEHC